The following coding sequences are from one Sphingomonadaceae bacterium OTU29LAMAA1 window:
- the rplP gene encoding 50S ribosomal protein L16 has translation MLQPKKTKFRKAFKGKISGDAKSGFSLNFGSYGLKAMEPERITARQIEAARRAITRHIRRQGRLWIRIFPDVPVSGKPAEVRMGSGKGSPEFWAARVKPGRILFELDGVEGKIAAEAFERAAMKLPIKVKVVARLGDTSHLGGE, from the coding sequence ATGCTGCAACCGAAAAAGACCAAGTTCCGCAAGGCCTTCAAGGGCAAGATCTCCGGCGACGCCAAGAGTGGCTTTTCGCTCAATTTTGGGTCGTACGGCCTGAAGGCGATGGAGCCGGAGCGGATCACCGCACGTCAGATCGAGGCGGCTCGCCGCGCGATCACGCGCCACATCCGCCGTCAGGGCCGGTTGTGGATCCGCATCTTCCCGGACGTCCCCGTCTCGGGCAAGCCCGCCGAAGTCCGCATGGGCTCGGGCAAGGGTTCGCCGGAGTTCTGGGCCGCCCGTGTCAAGCCGGGCCGGATCCTGTTCGAGCTAGACGGCGTCGAAGGCAAGATCGCTGCGGAAGCGTTCGAGCGCGCCGCGATGAAGCTCCCGATCAAAGTCAAGGTCGTCGCCCGCCTGGGTGACA